A single region of the Pseudomonas sp. B21-023 genome encodes:
- a CDS encoding aldehyde dehydrogenase (NADP(+)), with protein sequence MTLTGNLLIGQRAVRGNREAIRAIDPSSNQALEPAYAGASGEQLAQACALAWAAFDTYRETPLEQRARFLETIAEQIEALGDALIDRAHTETSLPKARLLGERGRTCAQLRTFARVVRAGEWLDVRVDNALPERQPLARPDLRQRQVALGPVAVFGASNFPLAFSVAGGDTASALAAGCPVVVKAHGAHPGTSELVGQAMARAVAQCELPEGVFSLLYGAGREVGIGLVTDPRIKAVGFTGSRSGGLALCQAALARPEPIPVYAEMSAINPVFLFDAALRSRSEALAQGFVTSLTQGAGQFCTNPGLVIARQGPALQHFLVAASTHVRQAAAQTMLTPGIASAYVGGVAALSENQNARCAASGLPAQGPNQCQAQLFVTTAQAFLADPTLQAEVFGAASLVVACDNDEQIRQVAEHLEGQLTATLHLDEADLHSARRLLPTLERKAGRVLVNGWPTGVEVSDAMVHGGPFPATSDARSTSVGTAAILRFLRPVCYQDFPDALLPGALQQANPLHLRRLLDGQREV encoded by the coding sequence ATGACCCTGACAGGCAACCTGCTGATCGGCCAGCGTGCCGTGCGCGGCAACCGCGAAGCAATCCGCGCCATCGACCCGAGCAGCAACCAGGCCCTGGAACCCGCTTATGCCGGCGCCAGCGGCGAACAGCTGGCTCAGGCCTGCGCCCTGGCCTGGGCGGCATTCGATACCTACCGCGAAACGCCCCTCGAACAACGCGCCCGTTTTCTCGAAACCATCGCCGAACAGATCGAAGCACTGGGCGATGCGCTGATCGACCGCGCCCACACCGAGACCAGCCTGCCCAAGGCCCGCCTGCTGGGTGAGCGTGGCCGCACCTGCGCCCAGCTGCGCACCTTCGCCCGGGTGGTACGCGCCGGTGAGTGGCTGGATGTGCGCGTGGACAATGCCCTGCCCGAGCGCCAGCCGCTGGCCCGCCCGGACCTGCGCCAACGCCAAGTGGCCCTTGGCCCGGTGGCGGTGTTCGGCGCCAGCAACTTCCCACTGGCGTTCTCGGTGGCCGGCGGCGACACCGCCTCGGCACTGGCCGCAGGCTGCCCGGTGGTGGTCAAGGCCCACGGCGCCCACCCCGGCACCAGCGAGCTGGTTGGCCAGGCCATGGCCCGGGCGGTCGCGCAGTGCGAACTGCCCGAAGGCGTGTTTTCCCTGTTATACGGCGCGGGCCGTGAAGTGGGCATCGGCCTGGTCACTGATCCACGCATCAAGGCGGTCGGTTTCACCGGTTCACGCAGCGGAGGCCTCGCCCTTTGCCAGGCGGCCCTGGCGCGCCCGGAGCCGATCCCCGTCTATGCCGAAATGAGCGCTATCAACCCTGTATTCCTGTTCGACGCCGCCTTGCGCTCGCGCAGTGAAGCCCTGGCGCAAGGCTTTGTCACTTCGCTGACCCAAGGTGCCGGCCAGTTCTGCACCAATCCCGGGCTGGTGATCGCCCGACAGGGCCCGGCCCTCCAGCACTTCCTGGTTGCCGCCAGCACCCATGTTCGCCAAGCGGCAGCGCAGACCATGCTCACTCCGGGTATCGCCAGTGCTTACGTCGGCGGCGTGGCAGCACTGAGCGAAAACCAAAACGCCCGGTGCGCGGCGAGCGGCCTGCCGGCGCAGGGGCCGAACCAGTGCCAGGCTCAATTGTTCGTCACCACCGCGCAGGCGTTTCTTGCCGACCCTACGCTGCAAGCCGAAGTGTTCGGCGCCGCCTCGCTGGTGGTGGCATGCGACAACGATGAGCAAATCCGCCAGGTGGCCGAGCATCTGGAAGGCCAACTGACCGCCACCCTGCACCTGGACGAGGCCGATCTGCACAGCGCCCGCCGCCTGCTGCCGACCCTCGAACGCAAGGCGGGGCGGGTCCTGGTCAATGGCTGGCCGACCGGGGTCGAGGTCAGCGATGCCATGGTCCATGGCGGCCCGTTCCCGGCCACCTCGGACGCCCGCAGTACCTCGGTGGGCACTGCGGCGATCCTGCGCTTCCTGCGCCCGGTGTGCTACCAGGACTTCCCCGACGCCCTGCTGCCCGGTGCATTGCAGCAGGCCAATCCGCTGCACTTGCGGCGGCTGCTCGATGGCCAGCGGGAAGTCTGA
- a CDS encoding dihydrodipicolinate synthase family protein has translation MTDNIFTGTMPALMTPCTVERKPDFDALVRKGRELIDAGMSAVVYCGSMGDWPLLTEAERQEGVARLVAAGIPTIVGTGAVNTREAVSHAAHAAKVGAAGLMVIPRVLSRGASLIAQKHHFSAILAAAPKLPAVIYNSPYYGFATRADLFFELRREYPNLIGFKEFGGGTDLRYAAEHITSQDDAVTLMVGVDTQVVHGFVNCNATGAITGIGNALPREVLQLVSLSKRAAKGDAKARRQARELESALAVLSSFDEGCDLVLYYKHLMVLNGDTEYRLHFNETDALSDAQRNYAEQQYALFRSWYASWSAEQNQA, from the coding sequence ATGACCGACAACATCTTCACCGGCACCATGCCCGCCCTGATGACCCCCTGCACCGTCGAGCGCAAGCCGGACTTCGACGCCCTGGTGCGCAAGGGCCGCGAACTGATCGACGCCGGCATGAGCGCGGTGGTGTACTGCGGTTCGATGGGCGACTGGCCGCTGCTGACCGAGGCCGAGCGCCAGGAAGGCGTGGCGCGCCTGGTGGCCGCCGGCATCCCGACCATAGTCGGCACCGGCGCGGTGAACACCCGCGAAGCCGTATCCCATGCCGCCCACGCCGCCAAGGTCGGCGCCGCCGGCCTGATGGTCATCCCCCGCGTACTGTCCCGCGGCGCCTCGCTGATCGCCCAGAAGCACCACTTCTCGGCAATCCTCGCCGCCGCGCCGAAGCTGCCGGCGGTGATCTACAACAGCCCCTACTACGGCTTCGCCACCCGCGCCGACCTGTTCTTCGAACTGCGCCGCGAGTACCCGAACCTGATCGGCTTCAAGGAGTTCGGTGGCGGCACCGACCTGCGCTATGCCGCCGAGCACATCACCTCCCAGGACGATGCCGTGACGCTGATGGTGGGGGTCGACACGCAAGTGGTGCATGGTTTCGTCAACTGCAACGCCACCGGCGCCATCACCGGCATCGGCAATGCGCTGCCCCGTGAAGTGCTGCAACTGGTCAGCCTGAGCAAGCGTGCCGCCAAGGGCGATGCCAAGGCCCGACGCCAGGCCCGGGAGCTGGAGTCGGCGCTGGCAGTGCTGTCATCTTTCGATGAAGGCTGCGACCTGGTGCTGTACTACAAGCACCTGATGGTGCTCAACGGCGACACCGAGTACCGCCTGCACTTCAACGAAACCGATGCCCTCAGCGACGCCCAGCGCAACTATGCCGAGCAGCAGTACGCGCTGTTCCGTAGCTGGTACGCCAGCTGGTCGGCCGAGCAGAACCAGGCCTGA